A genomic stretch from Pseudoliparis swirei isolate HS2019 ecotype Mariana Trench chromosome 18, NWPU_hadal_v1, whole genome shotgun sequence includes:
- the znf362a gene encoding zinc finger protein 362a isoform X2 → MAEPRFNNPYFWPPHPTMPGQEQLMAEKIRPQHMPAASAPSQQPLLAPPIQADGGQHVMSKNHQMPVLHSHSPSQPDIALHARPASSSVTGRILGDVNLNLDDKAAIKARGLWEDWHLRQLIDHPSRTNHVSGVALASRTGNLNTSEIITPSTPTLSCHSRLGGAPTSHLISGLACVHGMEHGKNNGGLVGLLGPPPKEERGRKRIKAENGSSLLVVPYPILASGNDQSCVTITSKPGKTYRCKMCPLTFFSKSDMQIHSKTHTDPKAHKCPHCTKSFANASYLAQHLRIHLGIKPYRCSYCEKCFRQLSHLQQHTRIHTGDRPYKCLHPGCEKSFTQLSNLQSHQRQHNKDKPFKCSNCYRAYSDSASLQIHLSAHAIKNAKAYCCSLCGRAYTSETYLIKHMSKHTMVDHVVSHHSPQHRTQSPAIPIRISLI, encoded by the exons ATGGCTGAACCCCGCTTTAACAATCCCTATTTTTGGCCTCCACATCCGACCATGCCGGGTCAG GAGCAGCTGATGGCAGAGAAGATCCGACCACAACATATGCCCGCTGCCTCCGCCCCGTCCCAACAGCCCTTACTGGCTCCCCCGATCCAGGCGGATGGCGGCCAGCACGTGATGTCCAAAAATCACCAGATGCCGGTTCTCCACAGCCACAGCCCGTCTCAGCCTGACATCGCCCTGCACGCCCGCCCCGCCTCCAGCTCAGTCACAG GTCGTATTCTGGGGGATGTAAACTTGAATCTGGACGATAAGGCAGCCATTAAAGCCAGAGGATTATGGGAAGACTGGCATCTGCGTCAACTTATAGACCACCCCTCCAGGACGAACCACGTCTCAG GTGTTGCGCTGGCATCCAGAACAGGCAACCTCAACACATCAGAGATCATCACCCCCAGCACACCCACCTTGAGCTGCCACAGCCGGCTGGGTGGAGCCCCCACATCTCACCTCATCTCGGGTTTAGCCTGCGTACACGGCATGGAGCACGGGAAAAACAACGGGGGCCTCGTGGGACTCCTCGGCCCGCCTCCAAAGGAGGAGCGAGGGCGTAAGAGGATCAAAGCAGAGAACGGGTCGTCCCTTTTGGTGGTGCCCTACCCAATCCTAGCTTCAGGCAACGACCAGTCCTGTGTCACCATCACTTCCAAACCAGGAAAAACCTACAG GTGTAAAATGTGTCCGCTGACCTTCTTCTCCAAGTCCGACATGCAGATCCACTCCAAAACGCACACGGACCCGAAGGCCCACAAGTGTCCTCACTGCACTAAGTCCTTTGCGAACGCGTCGTACCTGGCCCAGCACCTGCGCATACACCTGGGCATCAAGCCTTACCGCTGTTCCTACTGCGAGAAATGCTTCCGCCAACTCTCccacctgcagcagcacacCAG AATCCACACAGGCGATCGGCCGTACAAATGCCTCCACCCGGGATGTGAAAAATCATTTACTCAGCTATCTAATCTGCAG TCTCACCAGAGGCAGCACAACAAAGACAAGCCCTTCAAATGCTCCAACTGTTACCGTGCCTATTCCGACTCTGCCTCGCTGCAGATCCACCTGTCTGCACACGCCATCAAAAACGCCAAGGCCTACTGCTGCAGCTTGTGCGGCAGGGCGTACACGTCG gaGACTTACCTTATAAAACACATGTCCAAACACACAATGGTGGACCATGTGGTGTCCCACCACTCCCCCCAGCACAGGACACAGTCTCCCGCCATCCCTATACGGATCTCCCTCATCTGA
- the LOC130208894 gene encoding alpha-1,3-galactosyltransferase 2-like isoform X2: protein MEKCSLKSAKMLVLDNSADASLDLWSRPDVLTCTYWKAPIIWEGMFDPDLYDQMHKKAGSSVALTVFAVGRYLDVYLGTFLNSSEHHFMLGLPVTYYVFTDVPEKVPDIKLAPQRSIKVIKVERNSRWQDISMMRMKTISDIIESDLRHHCTHVFCFDVDQVFSGRFGSEALADSVALLHAHYYRFPQKWFTYDRNPKSKAYMQTGDFYYHAAIFGGSWKSVKALTDACYQSIMEDKQNNVEALWHDESHLNKYLWLHKPSKVLSPEYCWDNEIGYRSDIIVTRVLWAPKYYVTLRTS from the exons ATGGAGAAATGCTCTTTGAAAAGCGCAAAGATGCTGGTTCTGGACAACAGTGCGGACGCCAGCCTCGACCTTTG GTCCAGACCTGACGTGCTAACGTGTACATATTGGAAAGCTCCCATTATCTGGGAAGGAATGTTTGACCCTGACCTCTACGACCAGATGCACAAGAAGGCAGGATCCTCTGTGGCTCTCACGGTGTTTGCTGTGGGCAG GTACCTGGATGTTTACCTTGGGACCTTCCTGAACTCATCAGAGCATCACTTTATGTTGGGTTTGCCCGTGACGTATTACGTGTTCACGGATGTGCCGGAAAAGGTGCCAGACATCAAGCTCGCTCCTCAGCGAAGCATAAAGGTTATCAAGGTGGAGAGGAACTCCAGGTGGCAGGACATCTCCATGATGCGAATGAAAACCATCTCGGATATCATCGAGTCGGATCTTCGCCACCACTGCACGCACGTCTTTTGCTTCGATGTGGATCAGGTGTTTTCTGGAAGATTTGGCTCTGAGGCTCTGGCAGATTCTGTGGCCCTGCTCCACGCCCACTACTACCGCTTTCCTCAGAAGTGGTTTACCTACGACCGCAACCCCAAGTCTAAGGCGTACATGCAAACTGGGGATTTCTACTACCACGCTGCCATCTTTGGAGGCTCGTGGAAGAGTGTAAAAGCGTTGACTGATGCCTGCTATCAGAGCATCATGGAGGATAAACAGAATAATGTGGAGGCTCTGTGGCACGATGAGAGCCATCTCAACAAGTACTTGTGGCTTCACAAACCGAGCAAGGTGCTCTCGCCGGAGTACTGCTGGGACAACGAAATCGGCTACAGGAGCGACATAATAGTCACCCGAGTCCTGTGGGCACCAAAATATTATGTCACACTGCGCACTTCTTAG
- the znf362a gene encoding zinc finger protein 362a isoform X1: MAEPRFNNPYFWPPHPTMPGQLDNLVLINKIKEQLMAEKIRPQHMPAASAPSQQPLLAPPIQADGGQHVMSKNHQMPVLHSHSPSQPDIALHARPASSSVTGRILGDVNLNLDDKAAIKARGLWEDWHLRQLIDHPSRTNHVSGVALASRTGNLNTSEIITPSTPTLSCHSRLGGAPTSHLISGLACVHGMEHGKNNGGLVGLLGPPPKEERGRKRIKAENGSSLLVVPYPILASGNDQSCVTITSKPGKTYRCKMCPLTFFSKSDMQIHSKTHTDPKAHKCPHCTKSFANASYLAQHLRIHLGIKPYRCSYCEKCFRQLSHLQQHTRIHTGDRPYKCLHPGCEKSFTQLSNLQSHQRQHNKDKPFKCSNCYRAYSDSASLQIHLSAHAIKNAKAYCCSLCGRAYTSETYLIKHMSKHTMVDHVVSHHSPQHRTQSPAIPIRISLI, encoded by the exons ATGGCTGAACCCCGCTTTAACAATCCCTATTTTTGGCCTCCACATCCGACCATGCCGGGTCAG CTGGATAACCTAGTCTTGATCAATAAAATCAAGGAGCAGCTGATGGCAGAGAAGATCCGACCACAACATATGCCCGCTGCCTCCGCCCCGTCCCAACAGCCCTTACTGGCTCCCCCGATCCAGGCGGATGGCGGCCAGCACGTGATGTCCAAAAATCACCAGATGCCGGTTCTCCACAGCCACAGCCCGTCTCAGCCTGACATCGCCCTGCACGCCCGCCCCGCCTCCAGCTCAGTCACAG GTCGTATTCTGGGGGATGTAAACTTGAATCTGGACGATAAGGCAGCCATTAAAGCCAGAGGATTATGGGAAGACTGGCATCTGCGTCAACTTATAGACCACCCCTCCAGGACGAACCACGTCTCAG GTGTTGCGCTGGCATCCAGAACAGGCAACCTCAACACATCAGAGATCATCACCCCCAGCACACCCACCTTGAGCTGCCACAGCCGGCTGGGTGGAGCCCCCACATCTCACCTCATCTCGGGTTTAGCCTGCGTACACGGCATGGAGCACGGGAAAAACAACGGGGGCCTCGTGGGACTCCTCGGCCCGCCTCCAAAGGAGGAGCGAGGGCGTAAGAGGATCAAAGCAGAGAACGGGTCGTCCCTTTTGGTGGTGCCCTACCCAATCCTAGCTTCAGGCAACGACCAGTCCTGTGTCACCATCACTTCCAAACCAGGAAAAACCTACAG GTGTAAAATGTGTCCGCTGACCTTCTTCTCCAAGTCCGACATGCAGATCCACTCCAAAACGCACACGGACCCGAAGGCCCACAAGTGTCCTCACTGCACTAAGTCCTTTGCGAACGCGTCGTACCTGGCCCAGCACCTGCGCATACACCTGGGCATCAAGCCTTACCGCTGTTCCTACTGCGAGAAATGCTTCCGCCAACTCTCccacctgcagcagcacacCAG AATCCACACAGGCGATCGGCCGTACAAATGCCTCCACCCGGGATGTGAAAAATCATTTACTCAGCTATCTAATCTGCAG TCTCACCAGAGGCAGCACAACAAAGACAAGCCCTTCAAATGCTCCAACTGTTACCGTGCCTATTCCGACTCTGCCTCGCTGCAGATCCACCTGTCTGCACACGCCATCAAAAACGCCAAGGCCTACTGCTGCAGCTTGTGCGGCAGGGCGTACACGTCG gaGACTTACCTTATAAAACACATGTCCAAACACACAATGGTGGACCATGTGGTGTCCCACCACTCCCCCCAGCACAGGACACAGTCTCCCGCCATCCCTATACGGATCTCCCTCATCTGA
- the LOC130208894 gene encoding alpha-1,3-galactosyltransferase 2-like isoform X1 gives MSHVQKTKGVFKCILGITIMLCVLYLISPSLKLLIGLIPMEKCSLKSAKMLVLDNSADASLDLWSRPDVLTCTYWKAPIIWEGMFDPDLYDQMHKKAGSSVALTVFAVGRYLDVYLGTFLNSSEHHFMLGLPVTYYVFTDVPEKVPDIKLAPQRSIKVIKVERNSRWQDISMMRMKTISDIIESDLRHHCTHVFCFDVDQVFSGRFGSEALADSVALLHAHYYRFPQKWFTYDRNPKSKAYMQTGDFYYHAAIFGGSWKSVKALTDACYQSIMEDKQNNVEALWHDESHLNKYLWLHKPSKVLSPEYCWDNEIGYRSDIIVTRVLWAPKYYVTLRTS, from the exons ATGAG CCATGTTCAGAAGACGAAgggtgtttttaaatgtatcctCGGCATTACTATCATGCTGTGTGTTCTCTACCTAATATCGCCATCTTTGAA ACTTTTAATAGGCCTAATACCGATGGAGAAATGCTCTTTGAAAAGCGCAAAGATGCTGGTTCTGGACAACAGTGCGGACGCCAGCCTCGACCTTTG GTCCAGACCTGACGTGCTAACGTGTACATATTGGAAAGCTCCCATTATCTGGGAAGGAATGTTTGACCCTGACCTCTACGACCAGATGCACAAGAAGGCAGGATCCTCTGTGGCTCTCACGGTGTTTGCTGTGGGCAG GTACCTGGATGTTTACCTTGGGACCTTCCTGAACTCATCAGAGCATCACTTTATGTTGGGTTTGCCCGTGACGTATTACGTGTTCACGGATGTGCCGGAAAAGGTGCCAGACATCAAGCTCGCTCCTCAGCGAAGCATAAAGGTTATCAAGGTGGAGAGGAACTCCAGGTGGCAGGACATCTCCATGATGCGAATGAAAACCATCTCGGATATCATCGAGTCGGATCTTCGCCACCACTGCACGCACGTCTTTTGCTTCGATGTGGATCAGGTGTTTTCTGGAAGATTTGGCTCTGAGGCTCTGGCAGATTCTGTGGCCCTGCTCCACGCCCACTACTACCGCTTTCCTCAGAAGTGGTTTACCTACGACCGCAACCCCAAGTCTAAGGCGTACATGCAAACTGGGGATTTCTACTACCACGCTGCCATCTTTGGAGGCTCGTGGAAGAGTGTAAAAGCGTTGACTGATGCCTGCTATCAGAGCATCATGGAGGATAAACAGAATAATGTGGAGGCTCTGTGGCACGATGAGAGCCATCTCAACAAGTACTTGTGGCTTCACAAACCGAGCAAGGTGCTCTCGCCGGAGTACTGCTGGGACAACGAAATCGGCTACAGGAGCGACATAATAGTCACCCGAGTCCTGTGGGCACCAAAATATTATGTCACACTGCGCACTTCTTAG